GCGGATTAAGCGGATTTTCCCGTCAAGGTTTTAATCTTGGACGGCAACGCGCTCAACTCAAGCTCTTTCAAATCCATGTGCTTGGCGGCTTGATCGATATCAATACCGGTTAGATGCCCGTTTTCATCAAAATCGAGAACGATCCCATCTTCAATTTCGCGGCTATCCACCGCTTTTTTGGCGCTTAAGTCGATATAAAGCGAATCGGTTTCCGCGTAATATTTAATCTTCATGGTTTAAAAACTTCCGCGTAGCCCACGATGTCACCGGCCGTTGAGTCCGAAAGTAACCTTAAGTGCGTTATTCACGGTATTAAGGCCCGGCAAAATGCCAAGCGTTTTGTCA
This region of Nitrospinota bacterium genomic DNA includes:
- a CDS encoding DUF2283 domain-containing protein; the encoded protein is MKIKYYAETDSLYIDLSAKKAVDSREIEDGIVLDFDENGHLTGIDIDQAAKHMDLKELELSALPSKIKTLTGKSA